One Parachlamydia sp. AcF125 DNA segment encodes these proteins:
- a CDS encoding D-alanyl-D-alanine carboxypeptidase family protein — translation MFTQIYFFISLLFVLFSPLNLFSETLDVAVEAEAAILMNAESGKILYEKNIYASYFPASITKIATAAYVLKFFSDKLDVLISADQDSIGWVTEEAKRKSNYTLPAYWLVPGGTHMGIIKDEQLSLEDLLYGLILVSANDSANVIAQYIGGTVPAFVSHLNAYTKQIGCKHTTFQNPHGLHHPEHKTTAYDMALIAKEALGIPAFCKMFGTVKHTRSQTNKQEPSVLVQNHPLLKQGKFYYAKTLGAKTGYTTLAGHNLVAVAKDKERTLIAVLLKTKERDQLFKDAIKLFETAFQQPKVERLLLKQGVQKFSQNLPWASKPLKAYLEEDVKITYYAAEEPELQCSLEWLNLPPPIQKGQVIGQVYLTDKEGSLKKYVSLKAGEDLSISWAFWMKQYFEKSSFLIKGMKVFGIICILIFLGGLGFQLRRR, via the coding sequence ATGTTTACACAAATTTATTTTTTTATTTCCCTTCTATTTGTATTGTTTTCCCCCCTTAACCTTTTTTCAGAAACTTTGGATGTAGCAGTAGAAGCAGAAGCCGCCATTTTAATGAATGCCGAGTCAGGAAAAATCCTTTACGAGAAGAATATCTATGCTTCTTACTTCCCGGCAAGTATTACTAAGATAGCAACAGCCGCCTATGTTCTTAAGTTTTTCTCAGATAAGCTAGACGTCTTAATTTCAGCCGACCAAGATTCCATAGGGTGGGTCACGGAAGAAGCCAAAAGAAAATCCAACTATACACTCCCGGCTTATTGGCTCGTACCTGGTGGAACTCACATGGGTATTATAAAAGACGAGCAACTCTCCTTAGAAGATTTGCTGTATGGCCTCATCCTGGTTTCTGCCAACGATTCTGCTAATGTGATCGCGCAATATATAGGAGGAACAGTTCCAGCTTTTGTGTCTCATCTCAATGCGTATACCAAACAAATTGGATGTAAACACACAACTTTTCAAAACCCCCATGGTTTGCATCACCCCGAGCATAAAACCACGGCATATGATATGGCTCTTATAGCAAAAGAAGCGCTTGGTATTCCTGCATTTTGCAAAATGTTTGGGACAGTTAAACATACAAGATCTCAAACAAATAAGCAGGAGCCCTCCGTTTTAGTTCAAAATCATCCTCTTTTAAAGCAGGGGAAATTTTACTATGCCAAAACACTTGGGGCAAAAACAGGCTATACCACTTTAGCAGGCCATAACTTAGTCGCGGTAGCTAAAGATAAAGAGCGTACTTTAATTGCTGTTCTATTAAAAACCAAAGAAAGGGATCAACTTTTCAAGGATGCGATTAAATTATTTGAAACAGCCTTTCAGCAGCCAAAAGTAGAACGTCTGCTTTTAAAACAAGGAGTTCAAAAATTTTCTCAAAACCTACCCTGGGCTTCCAAACCGCTAAAAGCTTATTTAGAGGAAGATGTCAAAATAACGTATTACGCTGCAGAAGAGCCGGAATTACAATGCTCGCTTGAATGGTTAAATTTGCCGCCTCCCATTCAAAAAGGGCAAGTGATCGGGCAAGTGTATTTGACAGATAAAGAAGGGAGCTTAAAAAAGTATGTTTCTCTAAAAGCAGGGGAGGATCTCTCCATAAGCTGGGCTTTCTGGATGAAGCAATATTTTGAGAAGTCTTCATTTTTAATAAAAGGGATGAAAGTTTTTGGGATAATTTGTATTTTGATTTTTTTGGGGGGACTAGGATTTCAACTTAGAAGACGTTAG
- the dnaE gene encoding DNA polymerase III subunit alpha — translation MWVALHVHSQYSILDASASINLIAERAAQFKMPAVALTDHGNMYGAVEFYKACREAQVKPILGCEVYVAPESRHDRKKIGNRSDFHLTLLAKNMQGYKNLCKLASIGFLEGFYYHPRIDHAVLEQYKEGLICLSGCLSSRLSNEILQGNPESIRKHLAWYKNLFGEDYYLEIQRHTMSEENLHKDGLYQETWLLQNYQEYIEKQAKVTQALVELSQEFKISLVATNDSHYIDREDWREHEILLNVQSGEPCEILEKDAMGNPKFRQLNPKRRVYSSHECYFKSPTQMQEVFKDLPQALASTLEIADKCDVQLDFKTKHYPVYVPPFLEGQTYTKEERAQAVEKYLWELCEEGIKKRYDAEKLAKIQEIFPDKDPMQVVRERLEYEMGIIVPKEMSDYLLIVWDFINWAKKNEIPVGPGRGSGAGSIVLYLIGVTDIEPLRFHLFFERFINPERLSYPDIDVDICMDRRGEVIQYTLEKYGKDNVAQIITFGTMKARMAIKDVGRVLSIPLSRVNEIAKLVPEDLNITLEKALEKDPDLRAMYETDEDAKRIIDIGKKLEGSIRSTGIHAAGIIISGEPLSSIIPICNAKDSDMPATQYSMKPVEMVGMLKVDFLGLKTLTAIQQCVASVQASTGKRIDWVNLPLDDARTFDLLNQGKTLGVFQLESAGMQDLARQLHLDKFEEIIAVGALYRPGPMDMIPSFINRKHGREAIENDHPWMKDILAETYGIMVYQEQVMQIASKLARYSLGEGDVLRRAMGKKDMAQMAQQREKFRLGALENEIDEETSMLVFDKMEKFAAYGFNKSHAAAYGYLSYVTAYLKANHPREWMASLMTCDSDDLSKVAKFIREAQTMGIAILPPDVNEAESTFIATPQGIRFAMKGIKGVGEGVVEAIVQERNRRGPFTHFYQFFKRIDLKKVGKKSIENLVDAGSFDFTGWSRDALRLSIDPMYETALKEKKEEQSGVLTFFDRMGATSEAKFSFAPPVKNPTTKQNILLKEKELLGFFLTGHPLDSYQEYMQRLSCVNFAAIDSLNHDAVFRSAVIIESVQLRLSAKTQKKFAILRISDGIESYELPIWPDLYEQKGELLKENQPLYVVLQVEKKEEAVRLSCRWLDDLTKVDEAMIEACDKAYDRAKFQAARAFPQKSTPSAGQDKGGSMSKNVAPLKPSDSVKSPKERTCVITLEMEKVRHSQILKIKKIFSEHPGNVPVELHFVIGTRGFASLYLDLSSGISLTPQLKEELKGVEAIKDVQGD, via the coding sequence ATGTGGGTCGCATTACATGTTCATTCCCAATATTCCATTTTAGATGCATCGGCTTCCATTAATCTGATTGCCGAAAGAGCCGCGCAATTTAAAATGCCCGCGGTTGCTTTAACCGATCATGGAAATATGTACGGAGCTGTAGAATTTTATAAAGCATGCCGGGAAGCCCAGGTTAAACCCATTCTTGGATGTGAAGTCTATGTGGCTCCCGAATCTCGCCATGATCGAAAAAAAATCGGAAACCGTTCTGACTTTCATTTGACCCTTCTTGCTAAAAATATGCAGGGTTACAAAAACCTTTGTAAGCTTGCTTCTATCGGCTTTTTAGAAGGTTTTTATTACCATCCGCGCATTGATCACGCAGTATTAGAGCAATATAAAGAGGGGCTCATCTGCCTTTCGGGATGTTTAAGCAGCCGCTTGTCTAATGAAATTTTGCAAGGGAACCCAGAGAGTATTCGAAAACACTTGGCATGGTATAAGAATTTGTTTGGAGAGGACTACTACTTGGAGATTCAAAGGCACACGATGTCGGAAGAAAATCTCCATAAAGATGGGCTTTACCAAGAGACGTGGCTGCTGCAGAATTATCAGGAATATATAGAAAAGCAAGCCAAAGTGACTCAAGCTCTAGTCGAGCTTTCCCAAGAATTCAAGATTTCATTAGTGGCTACAAACGATAGCCACTATATTGATCGGGAAGATTGGCGAGAGCACGAAATCTTATTAAATGTTCAATCGGGAGAACCATGTGAAATCTTAGAAAAAGATGCGATGGGAAATCCTAAATTTCGGCAGCTTAACCCCAAGCGGAGGGTTTATTCTTCGCATGAATGCTATTTTAAATCGCCGACGCAAATGCAAGAAGTTTTTAAAGATCTGCCGCAAGCTCTTGCTTCTACTCTAGAAATTGCAGACAAATGTGATGTTCAACTCGACTTCAAAACGAAACATTATCCCGTGTATGTGCCCCCTTTTTTAGAAGGGCAAACTTACACCAAAGAAGAGCGTGCTCAAGCTGTTGAAAAATACCTATGGGAACTTTGCGAGGAAGGCATTAAAAAACGTTACGATGCTGAAAAACTCGCGAAGATTCAAGAGATTTTTCCCGATAAAGATCCCATGCAAGTTGTGCGGGAGCGGCTAGAATATGAGATGGGCATTATTGTTCCCAAAGAAATGAGCGATTATTTGCTCATTGTCTGGGATTTCATTAATTGGGCTAAGAAGAATGAGATCCCTGTAGGCCCTGGACGTGGTTCTGGAGCAGGCTCGATTGTTTTATACCTGATCGGGGTGACTGATATCGAACCCTTGCGTTTTCACCTTTTCTTTGAACGCTTTATTAATCCTGAACGTCTTTCTTATCCTGATATAGACGTAGACATTTGTATGGATAGGAGAGGCGAGGTGATTCAATACACCTTGGAAAAGTATGGCAAGGACAATGTGGCCCAAATTATTACCTTCGGCACAATGAAAGCGCGCATGGCGATTAAAGATGTGGGTCGTGTGCTAAGTATTCCTTTATCAAGAGTCAATGAAATTGCCAAACTTGTCCCGGAAGACTTAAATATCACTCTCGAAAAAGCCTTAGAGAAAGATCCCGATCTTCGCGCGATGTATGAAACAGATGAAGATGCCAAGCGGATTATTGATATCGGGAAAAAATTGGAGGGCTCTATTCGTAGCACGGGAATCCATGCCGCAGGCATTATCATTAGCGGAGAGCCCCTTTCCTCAATTATTCCTATTTGTAACGCGAAAGACTCCGACATGCCGGCAACCCAATATTCGATGAAACCTGTCGAAATGGTGGGGATGCTAAAAGTGGACTTCTTGGGACTCAAAACCTTGACTGCTATTCAACAGTGTGTAGCTTCAGTACAAGCGAGTACAGGAAAGAGGATTGATTGGGTCAATTTGCCGTTGGACGATGCGCGCACTTTTGACTTGCTTAACCAGGGTAAAACTTTAGGCGTATTTCAGCTTGAATCTGCCGGTATGCAAGACTTAGCTCGACAGCTGCATTTAGATAAATTTGAAGAGATCATCGCGGTGGGTGCCCTTTATCGCCCAGGGCCTATGGATATGATCCCTTCCTTTATTAACCGCAAGCATGGGCGGGAAGCCATTGAAAATGACCACCCATGGATGAAAGACATTTTGGCTGAAACCTATGGAATTATGGTTTATCAAGAACAGGTGATGCAAATTGCGAGTAAACTGGCCCGCTACTCTTTGGGAGAAGGGGATGTCTTGCGACGCGCCATGGGAAAAAAGGACATGGCGCAAATGGCCCAACAAAGAGAAAAGTTTCGATTAGGGGCACTTGAAAATGAGATCGATGAAGAAACCTCTATGTTAGTCTTTGATAAAATGGAAAAGTTTGCTGCCTATGGATTTAATAAATCGCATGCGGCGGCGTATGGCTATCTTTCCTATGTGACAGCTTATCTGAAAGCCAATCATCCAAGAGAGTGGATGGCTTCTTTGATGACATGTGATAGCGATGATTTAAGTAAAGTTGCCAAGTTTATTCGAGAAGCCCAAACCATGGGGATTGCCATTCTCCCTCCCGATGTTAATGAAGCGGAATCCACTTTTATTGCGACCCCTCAAGGGATCCGATTTGCCATGAAAGGGATTAAGGGGGTGGGAGAGGGCGTGGTAGAAGCGATTGTCCAAGAGCGGAATCGACGCGGCCCTTTTACCCATTTTTACCAATTTTTTAAACGGATTGATTTGAAAAAAGTGGGGAAAAAAAGTATCGAAAACCTGGTGGATGCCGGAAGTTTTGATTTTACAGGATGGTCTCGGGATGCCTTGCGTCTAAGTATCGATCCGATGTACGAAACCGCCCTTAAAGAAAAAAAAGAAGAACAGTCTGGCGTTTTGACATTTTTCGACCGTATGGGAGCGACTTCAGAAGCAAAATTTAGCTTTGCTCCCCCTGTTAAAAATCCCACTACAAAGCAAAATATCTTATTAAAAGAGAAAGAATTATTAGGGTTTTTTCTGACTGGGCATCCTTTAGATAGCTATCAAGAGTATATGCAACGCCTATCATGCGTCAATTTTGCCGCGATAGATAGCTTAAATCACGATGCCGTTTTTAGATCAGCAGTTATCATTGAATCTGTGCAATTGCGCTTGTCAGCTAAGACGCAGAAAAAATTTGCCATTCTTCGGATTAGCGATGGGATTGAAAGCTATGAATTGCCCATTTGGCCCGATTTATATGAACAGAAAGGGGAACTTCTTAAAGAAAACCAACCTTTATATGTGGTTTTACAAGTTGAAAAAAAAGAAGAAGCTGTTCGGCTATCCTGCCGTTGGCTAGATGATCTCACTAAAGTTGATGAGGCGATGATAGAAGCTTGCGATAAAGCCTACGATCGGGCAAAATTTCAGGCAGCGAGAGCGTTTCCTCAAAAAAGTACACCATCTGCTGGCCAAGATAAAGGAGGCAGCATGTCAAAAAATGTCGCTCCACTTAAGCCGTCCGACTCTGTGAAATCTCCTAAAGAACGCACTTGTGTGATTACTCTCGAAATGGAGAAAGTTAGGCATAGTCAAATTTTAAAAATTAAAAAAATATTTTCCGAGCATCCGGGAAATGTTCCGGTAGAACTCCATTTCGTGATAGGGACGCGCGGATTTGCCTCTTTGTATCTCGATTTATCTTCGGGAATTTCGCTCACTCCTCAATTAAAGGAAGAGCTTAAAGGGGTGGAAGCGATTAAAGATGTGCAAGGAGATTGA
- the bamD gene encoding outer membrane protein assembly factor BamD: MKIFKCLLSAFLTLGGIANLEAGYVFKNGRFIHTQEIATQPMHVHYNLGVQAYNQENWHEAAKQFHIVTSNFSSSSWAQEALFFLGVANFQLEEFELANRAFTEYLSAHGCPEHFETAIEYKFAIAEKFREGARRHLLGTKQLPKWASGESLALQIYDEIIVAVPSLDIAAQALYSKGLYLWELKEFRESVESFQLLIRRFPKHELVPESYVAISQVYLDQSSAELQNPDILAFAEVNKRKFEKDFPGEERLLEVEANVVKIKEIYARGLFETGSFYERKGYPKAAAIYYQNTIAKFPGTQIAERCRKRLFALGACSDVKLATGKLNGTAEF, from the coding sequence ATGAAAATATTTAAATGTTTATTGAGTGCTTTTCTTACACTAGGTGGGATTGCTAATTTAGAAGCAGGGTATGTCTTTAAAAATGGACGTTTTATCCATACCCAAGAGATCGCTACGCAGCCTATGCACGTGCATTACAATTTAGGGGTTCAAGCCTATAATCAAGAAAATTGGCACGAAGCTGCAAAACAATTTCATATTGTCACATCAAATTTTTCTTCCTCTTCGTGGGCTCAAGAAGCTCTCTTCTTTTTGGGAGTGGCTAATTTCCAGCTTGAAGAATTTGAGCTTGCTAATCGAGCCTTTACAGAATATTTATCCGCCCACGGATGCCCTGAACATTTTGAAACAGCAATCGAGTACAAATTCGCAATCGCTGAAAAATTCCGAGAAGGGGCGCGAAGACACCTTTTGGGTACTAAACAACTCCCAAAATGGGCATCAGGTGAGTCGCTTGCTTTACAAATTTACGATGAAATTATCGTCGCTGTGCCCTCTCTAGATATTGCGGCCCAAGCCCTTTATTCCAAAGGGCTATATCTTTGGGAGCTTAAAGAATTTCGCGAAAGTGTAGAGAGCTTTCAACTGTTGATTCGCCGTTTTCCCAAGCACGAGCTTGTTCCTGAAAGTTACGTGGCGATTTCACAAGTCTATTTGGACCAAAGTTCTGCAGAACTTCAAAATCCTGACATTTTGGCTTTTGCGGAAGTCAATAAGCGCAAATTTGAAAAAGATTTTCCGGGAGAAGAGCGTTTGCTTGAAGTAGAAGCAAATGTGGTAAAAATTAAAGAGATCTATGCACGTGGATTATTTGAAACAGGCTCTTTCTATGAAAGAAAAGGATATCCGAAAGCTGCCGCTATTTACTACCAAAATACGATTGCTAAGTTCCCAGGCACTCAAATTGCCGAACGGTGCCGCAAAAGGCTTTTTGCTTTAGGGGCTTGCTCGGATGTAAAATTAGCTACAGGGAAGCTAAATGGAACGGCGGAATTTTAA